In Aegilops tauschii subsp. strangulata cultivar AL8/78 chromosome 3, Aet v6.0, whole genome shotgun sequence, one genomic interval encodes:
- the LOC109737351 gene encoding uncharacterized protein isoform X2, protein MDKLTPPASRGNSSSQESTLTPEKTVNIPIPATEEKKVLTDHKQEQGLEELQNLLDLDQEAIMTKCRLLIEKLNTASVLVFPSTCDEKQQLEVYQRLSRYYIQALELSSFREKLEDAQRNKQLDALYVYENIFLQRVKQDPEWYFHPEQCKLAGLDDYQRLVLRDDPMYGDWDEYRLTYHTYQGDLEYVKFREEISAKIKWIEDEAALFGDQRMRNELVALFQSLKIALQFRDIPGRSVMSGFREHINNLRFDFKDRKDLVGLYLELWKRVAKNKVNFGEALRQLYKEDIFPSRRALIKFALDSCPDTSLVKYNYDTYVDGIDEKLPEDEAHPLIMEAVKKMFKKRKNYLDYTRKKLEIAARIGLIPTT, encoded by the exons ATGGACAAATTAACTCCTCCTGCCAGCCGCGGCAACAGCAGTTCACAAGAAAGCACGTTGACACCAGAGAAGACGGTAAACATCCCAATCCCAGCGACAGAAGAGAAGAAGGTTCTAACTGACCACAAACAAGAACAGGGACTAGAGGAATTACAAAACCTCCTTGATCTGGACCAAGAGGCCATCATGACGAAGTGCAGATTACTCATTGAAAAGTTGAACACTGCTAGTGTACTAGTATTTCCTTCTACGTGTGATGAAAAGCAGCAGCTTGAGGTCTACCAGCGGCTTTCCCGCTACTACATCCAAGCCCTTGAG TTATCTTCTTTTAGAGAGAAACTGGAGGATGCACAAAGGAACAAGCAGTTGGACGCTCTGTATGTTTATGAAAATATTTTCCTTCAGCGCGTCAAACAGGATCCTGAATGGTATTTCCATCCTGAACAATGCAAGCTTGCTGGTTTGGACGACTACCAGCGGCTAGTGCTTCGTGATGAT CCAATGTACGGAGATTGGGATGAGTACCGCCTGACTTACCATACCTACCAGGGAGATCTAGAATATGTCAAGTTCCGTGAGGAGATATCAGCGAAAATTAAG TGGATTGAAGATGAAGCAGCACTCTTTGGGGATCAG CGGATGAGAAACGAGCTAGTGGCTCTCTTTCAATCATTGAAGATTGCGCTGCAGTTTCGTGATATTCCTGGACGTTCAGTTATGTCTGGCTTCAGA GAGCATATAAATAACCTTCGGTTTGACTTCAAAGACAGGAAGGACTTGGTTGGTCTCTATCTTGAGTTATGGAAACGGGTTGCTAAGAATAAG GTGAATTTCGGTGAGGCTTTGAGGCAATTGTATAAAGAGGACATTTTCCCCTCCCGCAGGGCTTTGATCAAATTTGCGCTGGATAGCTGTCCAGACACAAGTTTGGTAAAATATAAC TATGATACCTACGTGGATGGCATTGATGAGAAG CTTCCGGAAGACGAAGCTCATCCCTTGATCATGGAGGCCGTTAAGAAAATG TTTAAGAAACGGAAGAACTATTTGGATTACACCAGAAAGAAGTTGGAAATCGCAGCGCGCATTGGGTTGATTCCCACAA CCTAG
- the LOC109737351 gene encoding uncharacterized protein isoform X1, which yields MDKLTPPASRGNSSSQESTLTPEKTVNIPIPATEEKKVLTDHKQEQGLEELQNLLDLDQEAIMTKCRLLIEKLNTASVLVFPSTCDEKQQLEVYQRLSRYYIQALELSSFREKLEDAQRNKQLDALYVYENIFLQRVKQDPEWYFHPEQCKLAGLDDYQRLVLRDDPMYGDWDEYRLTYHTYQGDLEYVKFREEISAKIKWIEDEAALFGDQRMRNELVALFQSLKIALQFRDIPGRSVMSGFREHINNLRFDFKDRKDLVGLYLELWKRVAKNKVNFGEALRQLYKEDIFPSRRALIKFALDSCPDTSLVKYNYDTYVDGIDEKLPEDEAHPLIMEAVKKMFKKRKNYLDYTRKKLEIAARIGLIPTTA from the exons ATGGACAAATTAACTCCTCCTGCCAGCCGCGGCAACAGCAGTTCACAAGAAAGCACGTTGACACCAGAGAAGACGGTAAACATCCCAATCCCAGCGACAGAAGAGAAGAAGGTTCTAACTGACCACAAACAAGAACAGGGACTAGAGGAATTACAAAACCTCCTTGATCTGGACCAAGAGGCCATCATGACGAAGTGCAGATTACTCATTGAAAAGTTGAACACTGCTAGTGTACTAGTATTTCCTTCTACGTGTGATGAAAAGCAGCAGCTTGAGGTCTACCAGCGGCTTTCCCGCTACTACATCCAAGCCCTTGAG TTATCTTCTTTTAGAGAGAAACTGGAGGATGCACAAAGGAACAAGCAGTTGGACGCTCTGTATGTTTATGAAAATATTTTCCTTCAGCGCGTCAAACAGGATCCTGAATGGTATTTCCATCCTGAACAATGCAAGCTTGCTGGTTTGGACGACTACCAGCGGCTAGTGCTTCGTGATGAT CCAATGTACGGAGATTGGGATGAGTACCGCCTGACTTACCATACCTACCAGGGAGATCTAGAATATGTCAAGTTCCGTGAGGAGATATCAGCGAAAATTAAG TGGATTGAAGATGAAGCAGCACTCTTTGGGGATCAG CGGATGAGAAACGAGCTAGTGGCTCTCTTTCAATCATTGAAGATTGCGCTGCAGTTTCGTGATATTCCTGGACGTTCAGTTATGTCTGGCTTCAGA GAGCATATAAATAACCTTCGGTTTGACTTCAAAGACAGGAAGGACTTGGTTGGTCTCTATCTTGAGTTATGGAAACGGGTTGCTAAGAATAAG GTGAATTTCGGTGAGGCTTTGAGGCAATTGTATAAAGAGGACATTTTCCCCTCCCGCAGGGCTTTGATCAAATTTGCGCTGGATAGCTGTCCAGACACAAGTTTGGTAAAATATAAC TATGATACCTACGTGGATGGCATTGATGAGAAG CTTCCGGAAGACGAAGCTCATCCCTTGATCATGGAGGCCGTTAAGAAAATG TTTAAGAAACGGAAGAACTATTTGGATTACACCAGAAAGAAGTTGGAAATCGCAGCGCGCATTGGGTTGATTCCCACAA CAGCCTAG
- the LOC109737351 gene encoding uncharacterized protein isoform X3, giving the protein MDKLTPPASRGNSSSQESTLTPEKTVNIPIPATEEKKVLTDHKQEQGLEELQNLLDLDQEAIMTKCRLLIEKLNTASVLVFPSTCDEKQQLEVYQRLSRYYIQALELSSFREKLEDAQRNKQLDALYVYENIFLQRVKQDPEWYFHPEQCKLAGLDDYQRLVLRDDPMYGDWDEYRLTYHTYQGDLEYVKFREEISAKIKWIEDEAALFGDQRMRNELVALFQSLKIALQFRDIPGRSEHINNLRFDFKDRKDLVGLYLELWKRVAKNKVNFGEALRQLYKEDIFPSRRALIKFALDSCPDTSLVKYNYDTYVDGIDEKLPEDEAHPLIMEAVKKMFKKRKNYLDYTRKKLEIAARIGLIPTTA; this is encoded by the exons ATGGACAAATTAACTCCTCCTGCCAGCCGCGGCAACAGCAGTTCACAAGAAAGCACGTTGACACCAGAGAAGACGGTAAACATCCCAATCCCAGCGACAGAAGAGAAGAAGGTTCTAACTGACCACAAACAAGAACAGGGACTAGAGGAATTACAAAACCTCCTTGATCTGGACCAAGAGGCCATCATGACGAAGTGCAGATTACTCATTGAAAAGTTGAACACTGCTAGTGTACTAGTATTTCCTTCTACGTGTGATGAAAAGCAGCAGCTTGAGGTCTACCAGCGGCTTTCCCGCTACTACATCCAAGCCCTTGAG TTATCTTCTTTTAGAGAGAAACTGGAGGATGCACAAAGGAACAAGCAGTTGGACGCTCTGTATGTTTATGAAAATATTTTCCTTCAGCGCGTCAAACAGGATCCTGAATGGTATTTCCATCCTGAACAATGCAAGCTTGCTGGTTTGGACGACTACCAGCGGCTAGTGCTTCGTGATGAT CCAATGTACGGAGATTGGGATGAGTACCGCCTGACTTACCATACCTACCAGGGAGATCTAGAATATGTCAAGTTCCGTGAGGAGATATCAGCGAAAATTAAG TGGATTGAAGATGAAGCAGCACTCTTTGGGGATCAG CGGATGAGAAACGAGCTAGTGGCTCTCTTTCAATCATTGAAGATTGCGCTGCAGTTTCGTGATATTCCTGGACGTTCA GAGCATATAAATAACCTTCGGTTTGACTTCAAAGACAGGAAGGACTTGGTTGGTCTCTATCTTGAGTTATGGAAACGGGTTGCTAAGAATAAG GTGAATTTCGGTGAGGCTTTGAGGCAATTGTATAAAGAGGACATTTTCCCCTCCCGCAGGGCTTTGATCAAATTTGCGCTGGATAGCTGTCCAGACACAAGTTTGGTAAAATATAAC TATGATACCTACGTGGATGGCATTGATGAGAAG CTTCCGGAAGACGAAGCTCATCCCTTGATCATGGAGGCCGTTAAGAAAATG TTTAAGAAACGGAAGAACTATTTGGATTACACCAGAAAGAAGTTGGAAATCGCAGCGCGCATTGGGTTGATTCCCACAA CAGCCTAG